The stretch of DNA ACCAACTATCTTAAATACGTACATAAAAATATAAAAGCGCTAGAATTATATCTAGCGCTTCTTTATATTTTCATAACGTTATTAGTACATGTAAAGAAAATGAGAAGTCTTGTGTATATATATTCATTATTTTGTCGAGTTGAGCCAACCTCAGCTTAACAGATACAATGTAGTAGAGGGTAAGAGAGTAGAAGGAGGAATTACGGTGAAAAAGTCTATCGCGATCATTGGTGTTCCAATGGACCTAGGTCAAATGAGAAGAGGCGTTGACATGGGACCCAGTGCTATTCGATACGCTGGTGTAGTAGAACGCTTAGAAAATTTAAATTTAGAAATTGAAGATCTTGGTGATATAGAAATTGGTAGTGCAGATAGAAACGCTAACTCTGAAAATAATTTAAAGAATTTAAAAGCTGTGGCAGATGCTAATGTATTATTAGCCTCTAAAGTAGATGGGGTATTTAGAGAAGGGAAGTTTCCGTTAATATTTGGAGGAGATCATAGCATTGCTATTGGATCCATTGCAGGTGTTGCTAAACACTTTAATAACTTAGGAGTTATCTGGTATGATGCCCACGGGGATTTAAATACGGCAGAAACATCTCCTTCTGGTAATATTCACGGAATGTCATTGGCGGTTAGCCTTGGATTAGGTGACCAATCATTAACTTCTATTGGTGGCTATGCCCCAAAAATTAAACCTGAAAATATTGTCATTATCGGTGCTAGATCATTAGATGAAGGTGAGAGAAAGTTAATTAAAGAAAAAGGAATCAAAGTATATACAATGCATGAAATTGACCGATTAGGTATGACTGCTGTAATGGATGAAGCAATTCATTATTTAAAAGAAAGAACGGATGGAGTCCATTTATCATTAGATTTAGATGGGTTAGATCCTCATGATGCTCCAGGTGTAGGTACACCTGTTAATGGTGGAATTTCATACCGAGAAAGCCATCTTGCTATGGAAATGTTAGAGGAATCAAAACTAATAACTTCTGCTGAATTTGTGGAAGTTAACCCTATTTTAGATGAACGAAATAAAACGGCTGAAGTGGCTGTTGCATT from Sutcliffiella cohnii encodes:
- the rocF gene encoding arginase, which encodes MKKSIAIIGVPMDLGQMRRGVDMGPSAIRYAGVVERLENLNLEIEDLGDIEIGSADRNANSENNLKNLKAVADANVLLASKVDGVFREGKFPLIFGGDHSIAIGSIAGVAKHFNNLGVIWYDAHGDLNTAETSPSGNIHGMSLAVSLGLGDQSLTSIGGYAPKIKPENIVIIGARSLDEGERKLIKEKGIKVYTMHEIDRLGMTAVMDEAIHYLKERTDGVHLSLDLDGLDPHDAPGVGTPVNGGISYRESHLAMEMLEESKLITSAEFVEVNPILDERNKTAEVAVALMGSLFGEKLL